In Flavobacterium sp. CS20, a single window of DNA contains:
- a CDS encoding IS110 family transposase translates to MARKKKLEMEIVNQHATGIDIGSRSHFVAVGQALEDVKEFGVYAEDLTAICQHLKSYGITSVAMESTGDYWQNLFTELIKHDFEVILCNGKFTKHAKGKKTDVKDARWIQKLHALGLLTSSFLPDQQTEILRTYARQRGNIIHQAWRLQEKCKNALSF, encoded by the coding sequence ATGGCAAGAAAGAAAAAGTTAGAAATGGAAATTGTAAACCAACATGCGACAGGTATTGACATTGGAAGTCGGTCTCACTTTGTAGCAGTTGGACAAGCCCTAGAAGATGTAAAAGAATTTGGGGTTTATGCAGAAGATCTTACTGCAATTTGTCAACACCTAAAAAGCTATGGTATTACCTCAGTTGCCATGGAAAGCACAGGAGATTATTGGCAAAATCTTTTTACAGAACTCATCAAGCATGATTTTGAAGTTATTTTATGCAATGGAAAATTTACCAAACACGCAAAAGGTAAAAAAACAGATGTTAAAGATGCAAGATGGATTCAAAAACTGCATGCATTAGGTTTGCTTACAAGTAGTTTTTTGCCTGACCAGCAGACTGAAATACTTAGAACTTATGCACGTCAGCGAGGCAATATTATACATCAAGCGTGGCGACTTCAAGAAAAATGCAAAAATGCCTTAAGTTTTTAA
- a CDS encoding tetratricopeptide repeat protein, translated as MRKIILVTIILLQVYSMKGQTSLKEIGLKAGKYEVGFKHYTVNDSTRTYRIHNEFNNRLIKRPIPISIWYPAKIEDSNSEQLTVLNYLEILKEEEEWKNLPNYFLLDWFPYLWNTPENKAHLSEKTNAFSNPAILEGKFPVVVYAPSYQASSIENFALFEYLADNGFVVVSSPSRGTETRWLEGGTTKDMETQSRDVEFILKEIYSYENIDLEKVALMGFSFGGLSNAITVMKNKNIKAIVSLDGTERYNYPVLEKSPYFNLDKFSIPYIHFAQKEIPKEVLTTEKIPEELNYKFQLYDSLEYSNIHRYRFHDLTHSYFSSFGVLFANRDKRQDKSDDKIMASYNLLCQHTLDFLNATLKNEKKSIDFIENKPVANGFSNSLISKESKKAKEKGFTYSDFNDLAFKQDYENLITLYTKTISDYPNLELQEGMLNTLGLRLSFNPEKKEQGVNVFSLALHLYPKSANLYDSLAEAYFYNKDYSNAILNYKKSLELNPKNQNAIDRLKQLKE; from the coding sequence ATGAGAAAAATAATTTTAGTAACCATAATACTTCTTCAAGTCTATTCTATGAAAGGACAGACATCCTTAAAAGAAATCGGGCTTAAAGCCGGAAAATATGAAGTAGGCTTTAAACACTATACAGTCAATGATAGCACAAGAACCTACCGAATTCATAATGAGTTTAACAATCGACTTATTAAGAGACCCATTCCAATAAGTATTTGGTATCCTGCGAAAATAGAGGATAGCAATTCTGAACAATTAACAGTCTTAAACTATTTAGAGATTTTAAAAGAAGAGGAGGAATGGAAAAATTTACCGAATTACTTTCTGTTGGATTGGTTTCCGTATTTATGGAACACGCCAGAAAATAAAGCTCATCTCTCTGAAAAGACAAATGCTTTTTCTAATCCAGCAATTTTAGAAGGAAAATTTCCAGTAGTAGTTTATGCACCAAGCTATCAAGCCTCGTCAATTGAAAACTTTGCGTTATTCGAGTATTTAGCCGATAATGGTTTCGTAGTGGTATCCAGTCCTTCAAGAGGAACGGAGACACGTTGGTTAGAAGGAGGAACTACAAAAGATATGGAAACGCAATCAAGAGATGTTGAGTTTATTCTAAAAGAAATTTACAGCTACGAAAATATTGACTTAGAAAAAGTGGCATTAATGGGATTTAGTTTTGGTGGGTTGTCAAACGCTATAACTGTTATGAAAAACAAGAATATAAAAGCAATTGTTAGTTTGGATGGAACCGAAAGGTACAATTATCCTGTTTTGGAAAAATCCCCCTATTTCAATTTAGATAAGTTTTCCATTCCTTATATCCATTTCGCTCAAAAAGAGATTCCGAAGGAAGTTCTAACCACGGAGAAAATCCCTGAGGAGTTGAATTACAAATTTCAATTATACGACTCTTTGGAATATAGCAACATTCACAGATATAGATTTCACGACCTAACGCATTCTTATTTTAGTTCTTTCGGTGTCTTATTCGCTAACAGAGATAAAAGGCAAGATAAAAGTGATGATAAAATAATGGCATCCTACAATTTGCTTTGTCAACATACTTTAGACTTCTTAAATGCAACATTAAAAAATGAGAAAAAGTCGATTGATTTCATTGAAAATAAACCTGTTGCAAACGGATTTTCCAATAGTTTGATTTCCAAAGAATCAAAAAAAGCTAAAGAAAAAGGCTTTACATATAGTGATTTCAATGATTTAGCTTTCAAACAGGATTATGAAAATTTAATCACACTATATACAAAAACCATTTCCGATTATCCAAATCTTGAACTTCAAGAAGGAATGTTAAACACTTTAGGACTGCGATTGTCATTCAATCCTGAAAAGAAAGAGCAAGGCGTTAATGTGTTTTCATTGGCTTTACATCTTTATCCAAAATCAGCTAATTTATATGATAGTTTAGCTGAAGCATATTTTTATAATAAGGATTACTCTAACGCTATTTTGAATTACAAAAAGTCATTGGAATTGAATCCGAAAAATCAAAATGCAATTGACAGATTGAAACAACTAAAGGAATAA
- a CDS encoding serine hydrolase, translated as MNKFLCLIFLLGVTINTYPQKIQIEAIEPFINQLMKDFEVTGLSIGIVRNDSVIYSKGFGTRKVNENLPIDENTIFGIGSISKSFTALTLGILVDEGKIDWDDKVKDYLPYFELYDSYVSENFTIRDLLTHRSGLKEISGGTLWYHSDLSRKDIIKKLKYLEPVSGFREKPAYQNVMYLVAGEIVSVVARTSWDDFLKNRIFDKLEMRNSTSISSVRERNKNLAFPHVWNEDYKKMLVAQEKGDNLAPAGFIYSSANDMNKYMKMLLNDGIFKQDTIISKSTLAEIFKPQIIYPIEGSPFGNEFSSYGFGWWVTPKNNDKLIEHNGGIDGMVAKLFMIKNLNIGVIILTNISKEPASFLLKAKLLEQIFEDKSLDFYETVKGYRDRRVNGEPKIKTRVNNTSPSLGLNGYTGVYTDKMYGEINIEPLNQKELEISFSRSSIFRGKLEHWHFDTFKIDWYDIRVPDGYLTFNFNSDRKILGISFDQESLLDVDFSEINFLKKE; from the coding sequence ATGAATAAGTTTTTATGTTTGATATTTTTATTGGGTGTTACGATTAATACCTATCCTCAAAAGATACAAATTGAGGCTATTGAGCCTTTCATTAACCAACTAATGAAAGATTTTGAAGTAACTGGTCTTTCAATTGGCATCGTAAGAAACGATTCTGTTATTTACTCAAAAGGGTTTGGCACGAGAAAAGTCAATGAAAACTTACCTATTGATGAAAACACCATCTTTGGCATAGGCTCAATTTCAAAATCTTTTACGGCTTTAACTCTTGGAATATTGGTAGATGAAGGAAAAATAGACTGGGATGATAAGGTAAAAGACTATCTACCCTATTTTGAGTTGTATGATTCCTACGTTTCGGAAAATTTTACTATTAGAGATTTACTTACTCATAGGAGCGGGCTTAAAGAAATTAGTGGAGGAACACTTTGGTATCATTCAGATTTGTCGAGAAAAGATATTATCAAAAAATTAAAATATTTAGAACCAGTATCAGGTTTTCGGGAAAAACCAGCGTATCAAAATGTGATGTATCTCGTTGCGGGAGAAATAGTAAGCGTGGTTGCAAGAACAAGTTGGGATGATTTTTTAAAAAATAGGATATTCGATAAACTTGAGATGAGAAATAGTACCTCAATTTCTTCGGTCAGAGAACGTAATAAAAATTTGGCGTTTCCGCACGTTTGGAATGAAGATTACAAGAAAATGCTAGTTGCTCAAGAAAAAGGAGATAATCTTGCACCTGCTGGTTTTATATACTCGTCAGCAAATGATATGAACAAGTATATGAAAATGTTGCTTAATGATGGTATTTTTAAACAAGATACTATAATAAGCAAATCGACCCTCGCAGAAATTTTCAAACCCCAAATAATCTATCCTATTGAAGGCTCACCTTTTGGTAATGAATTCTCTTCCTACGGTTTTGGTTGGTGGGTTACACCGAAAAATAATGATAAACTAATTGAACATAATGGTGGCATTGATGGAATGGTCGCAAAGCTTTTTATGATAAAAAATCTAAACATAGGTGTAATCATATTAACCAATATTTCAAAAGAGCCAGCTTCCTTTTTGCTAAAAGCTAAATTACTTGAACAGATATTTGAGGATAAATCCCTTGACTTTTATGAGACTGTTAAAGGGTATAGAGATAGAAGGGTAAATGGAGAACCTAAAATCAAAACAAGAGTCAATAACACATCGCCATCGCTTGGATTAAATGGTTATACGGGAGTATACACAGATAAAATGTATGGAGAAATTAATATAGAACCGTTGAACCAAAAAGAACTAGAGATTTCTTTTTCACGCTCTTCTATATTTAGAGGAAAGTTAGAACATTGGCATTTTGATACATTCAAAATTGATTGGTACGACATAAGAGTGCCTGATGGATATTTAACATTTAATTTCAATTCAGACAGAAAAATATTAGGAATATCCTTTGACCAAGAAAGCCTACTTGATGTTGACTTTAGTGAAATTAATTTCCTAAAAAAAGAATAA
- a CDS encoding AraC family transcriptional regulator: MNVQHYKPKNETLRKYIDGYYFMTKGKSKLPLHYMTFPYNLCFVSTTQNSDVKIEEGQILVTPSEKEKVVTDLVVRYTKPFKVTFQEPTNEITIRFKPLGLNYFITNLSDYFINGFCMDFQPFDDLNTKMQSIFDIENRDEQIEHLENYWLSKLKNIETDRIENIVADLESELSIADISKKHQISRQYLNRIFFNTVGKTPSEYRKVHKFRNALLDFQKVNNLTELSYKSLFYDQSHFIKEFKSLTNINPSLFFKSIDSSEDVVWLSI, encoded by the coding sequence ATGAACGTCCAACATTACAAGCCAAAAAATGAAACCTTGAGAAAGTATATTGATGGTTATTATTTTATGACAAAAGGGAAATCAAAATTGCCTTTACATTATATGACTTTTCCTTATAATTTATGCTTTGTTAGTACCACTCAAAACTCAGATGTAAAAATAGAAGAAGGACAAATCTTAGTAACCCCTTCTGAGAAGGAAAAAGTTGTAACCGACTTGGTAGTAAGATATACCAAACCTTTTAAAGTCACGTTTCAAGAACCTACCAATGAAATAACAATTAGGTTTAAACCTCTTGGACTCAATTATTTCATTACAAACCTTTCTGATTACTTTATTAATGGATTCTGTATGGATTTTCAACCATTCGATGATTTGAATACGAAAATGCAATCCATCTTTGATATAGAGAATAGAGATGAACAAATAGAGCACCTTGAGAATTATTGGCTATCTAAACTTAAAAATATTGAAACGGATAGAATAGAAAACATCGTTGCGGATTTGGAGAGCGAACTTAGTATTGCTGACATTTCAAAAAAGCACCAAATATCAAGACAATATCTAAATAGAATTTTTTTTAATACTGTCGGTAAAACGCCTTCTGAATATCGTAAAGTTCACAAGTTTAGAAATGCATTACTAGATTTTCAGAAGGTAAACAACTTAACAGAACTTTCCTATAAAAGTCTTTTTTATGACCAATCCCATTTTATAAAGGAGTTCAAATCGCTTACCAATATCAATCCAAGCTTGTTTTTCAAAAGTATAGATTCAAGTGAAGACGTAGTATGGTTATCCATATAG
- a CDS encoding tyrosine-type recombinase/integrase: MSVDECQRIFKAVKQPKHKLILLLAYGAGLRVSEICNLRWRDIDFDAHKIMVKSAKGKKDRQVMLPYSIVEYFKTYEELYKTKNYVFEGQIKGRPYSTESCRAIMKRAVKKAGIRKKVNMHTLRHSFATHLLEGGTDIRYIQKFLSHSSIKTTTVYTHISQKSTKKIESPLDKMAKKYKNKPKN, translated from the coding sequence TTGAGTGTTGATGAGTGTCAACGTATTTTTAAAGCCGTAAAGCAACCTAAGCACAAATTGATATTGCTTTTGGCGTATGGTGCTGGACTACGAGTGAGTGAAATCTGTAATTTAAGATGGCGTGATATAGATTTTGATGCACATAAAATTATGGTTAAATCAGCTAAAGGAAAAAAAGACAGGCAAGTGATGTTGCCATATTCTATTGTAGAGTATTTTAAGACTTATGAAGAGTTGTATAAGACAAAAAATTATGTTTTTGAAGGTCAGATAAAAGGAAGACCATATTCTACAGAAAGTTGTAGAGCTATTATGAAGCGTGCGGTTAAGAAAGCTGGAATCCGTAAAAAGGTGAATATGCATACATTACGTCATTCATTTGCGACACATTTGTTAGAAGGCGGGACAGACATAAGATATATACAAAAGTTTTTAAGTCATAGCAGTATCAAAACGACTACAGTTTATACTCATATTAGTCAAAAAAGCACTAAAAAGATAGAAAGTCCATTAGACAAAATGGCAAAAAAGTATAAAAACAAGCCTAAAAATTAA
- a CDS encoding 16S rRNA (uracil(1498)-N(3))-methyltransferase: MFYEPSITPHQNTHTLNPNESKHILRVLRKQVGDSIKITNGLGDAFEAKIIAVKSKQCQINIISHFYEKPLPYQLHIGIAPPKSADRFEFFLEKATELGISEISPLICKNSERKRLNFSRCEKIIQSAMKQSLRLYMPKLNPIISFEEFVKIKFDNYTKLIAHCENDKKHPIRDKINQADKFCVLIGPEGDFSLSEIETAINLNFSPISLGNKRLRTETVAITVCQALALLKY, encoded by the coding sequence ATGTTTTATGAGCCGTCTATAACTCCGCATCAAAATACACATACACTCAATCCTAACGAGAGCAAACACATTTTGCGTGTATTGAGAAAACAAGTTGGTGATAGTATAAAAATCACCAATGGACTTGGCGATGCTTTTGAAGCAAAAATAATTGCTGTCAAATCAAAACAATGTCAAATCAATATCATTTCGCATTTTTACGAAAAACCACTACCCTATCAACTCCATATTGGTATTGCACCACCAAAATCTGCTGATCGGTTTGAGTTTTTTTTAGAAAAAGCTACTGAACTCGGCATTTCTGAAATATCACCTTTGATCTGTAAAAACAGTGAACGCAAACGCTTAAATTTCAGTCGCTGTGAGAAAATAATTCAAAGTGCTATGAAGCAATCTTTAAGGCTTTATATGCCAAAGTTAAATCCCATAATATCTTTTGAAGAGTTTGTAAAAATTAAGTTTGATAATTATACCAAACTCATAGCACATTGTGAAAATGACAAAAAACACCCTATTCGCGATAAAATAAATCAAGCAGACAAGTTTTGTGTTCTCATAGGACCTGAAGGTGATTTTAGCCTTAGTGAAATTGAAACTGCAATAAACCTAAACTTCTCTCCTATCAGTTTAGGAAACAAACGATTACGCACAGAGACCGTTGCTATAACAGTTTGTCAAGCCTTAGCTCTATTAAAATACTAA
- a CDS encoding peptidylprolyl isomerase: MKYFYLTILFLSFNFITAQRALFNQRYTSEAEDFKIDQNKLNEYKKEGQLIIFNEEKHKTKLVKTLLKSRQGKTKTFDKGFFEEEYKILSKQKIPHYRVRYILIDKDRFDTEKAFNNYANKVRELLKTNAFKSVAMQYSMDYNKNVGGDSGWFKKGKTHPVFFAEVTNTNRLSEEIFEFEIPENNWYYFVKKSHSKKDIEEALVLKQKTNK, encoded by the coding sequence ATGAAATATTTTTACTTAACTATATTATTTTTAAGTTTTAATTTTATCACTGCTCAAAGAGCATTATTTAACCAACGCTACACTTCAGAAGCAGAAGACTTTAAAATTGATCAAAACAAATTAAACGAATACAAAAAAGAAGGTCAATTGATAATTTTTAATGAAGAAAAACACAAAACTAAACTGGTCAAAACACTTTTAAAATCAAGGCAAGGTAAAACTAAAACTTTTGATAAAGGTTTTTTTGAAGAAGAATATAAAATACTTAGCAAGCAAAAAATACCCCATTACCGAGTGAGATACATTTTGATAGACAAAGACAGATTTGATACTGAAAAAGCTTTTAACAACTATGCCAACAAGGTGAGAGAATTATTAAAAACCAATGCTTTCAAGTCTGTTGCTATGCAATATTCTATGGATTACAACAAAAACGTTGGAGGTGATTCAGGTTGGTTTAAAAAAGGAAAAACACATCCAGTATTTTTTGCAGAAGTAACAAATACCAATCGGCTATCAGAAGAAATTTTTGAATTTGAAATTCCAGAAAATAACTGGTATTATTTTGTAAAAAAATCACACTCAAAAAAAGATATAGAAGAAGCTCTAGTGCTAAAGCAAAAAACAAACAAATAA
- a CDS encoding translocation/assembly module TamB domain-containing protein has product MIFLIPGVQTYTAQKLTKNINETYGTQINIERLKIGLNADIEIQEVMVFDHHNDTIFDVNKLSTSIFNISGLLNKGNLDLSKTEIEGLKMKLIRYKNEDSDNLGVFLQKFETDKPKDSTSTFKLHIDDVFLVDSEFSVIDYNLDKPEAFSIKNLNFDVNNINIVDDKVSININSLSGITGYGLKIDRLQTKFFMNGSQMRLDQLKLKMPESEIATDLKFEFQKGDWSDFENKVQISANFDQSKISTTDLNYFYSGFGFNENLVLSGQLNGTLNDFSFKNIKIDGMQRSEISGDIVISQITNPDKFQLKTQNIDITTNYFDLKRLLPKVLGDNLPEFIQYMGNFSVNGQTQIFGQNLNAELNLKSTVGQGLVKLDFKNLNLPDEVEYKGFLNLKKVNLAKLAQSNDLGLASFNFYINGKGFTEESLNTQVNGKIHTFEYNSYVYKTLSIDGNLKYPIFNGKIDSQDPNFLFDFDGTVNASNTQNIFSFESNIKYADLYQLNFIEKDSISIFKGNFKIDMKANTIDDAVGQIKFNDFNYTTSYDTYKFKDFILSSEIKNNIHYITVNSPDVIDGRIYGHFEPSKLPHFIDISFRNLYFKDVIKNQFTNKNVNFEFKINNKIVEAIFPEISIAPQTFLNGKISSNEDEMKLRFISPQIRYKENILKDVEIQIDKQNPFFDTYIEIADIQNATYPISNLNLINVKLNDTLFFRTEFSGGANKDDKFNLSLYQTYDKDNNTVVGFQNSNILFKNNTWEINKNNNYKNNRVILESGLQKFIFDSLAFSYQNQVVKLNGEMRDSTYKDINLKLETVELNNITPYIDSVKLGGLVNANMRIYQKNGQYAPNLNVMVRDFEVNDLQYGDLKLSANGNENLSDFDLKAYLTKAQQNFLSAEGQITTNQQEQLIDLDISFDDLDISSLSPLGSDVISRIRGKINGNAKLFGSLSNPDFSGQLLLDDAGLKFPYLNIDFDFQNKAKIILDKKKFVLDDILLTDTKYKTQGTLSGFISHDQFKDWNLNLDLTSDNILTLDTPYTEESLYYGTAFISGKASISGPTDALTINVNATSQPNTVFNIPLSDTETIGDNSFIYFLTPEDKQKKAQGKDYLLEKVSGLSLKFDLIITNDALVEVVVDQESGSTLRGRGDGNLLIEINTNGKFDMYGDFVALSGEYIYKYQGLIEKKFEVIPGGYLSWEGNPVDANMDIQAKYTTNANPAVLLDNPSVNREIPIDVIITLNGELMQPDISFDIQYPNLSSTVESELNYRIQGRENTEKQALSLVVQGTFYNNEGVGMNAIGSNLLAERATSIIDQILKDDEGKFNIGFDYIQAEKTPNQNAIGSDRVGMTLQTQLSDRIFINGRFGVPVGGQTQSFVFGDVELNFLLNESGSLRAQMFNRESNIQFIGEELGYTQGLGILYTVDFETFEELFRKMLNKKESDDSNKQTPKDKDQTKTKSLVPNYIKFPGEQ; this is encoded by the coding sequence TTGATTTTTTTAATCCCTGGTGTTCAGACTTATACCGCACAAAAGTTAACCAAAAACATCAATGAAACTTATGGGACTCAAATCAATATTGAAAGGTTAAAAATTGGTTTAAATGCAGATATTGAAATACAAGAAGTGATGGTTTTTGACCATCATAACGATACAATTTTTGATGTTAATAAGTTATCGACTTCTATTTTTAACATTTCAGGGCTTTTAAATAAAGGTAATTTAGATTTAAGCAAAACTGAGATTGAAGGCTTAAAGATGAAATTGATACGATATAAAAATGAAGATTCTGATAATCTTGGCGTTTTTCTACAGAAATTTGAAACGGATAAACCCAAAGATTCTACTTCAACTTTTAAACTTCACATTGACGATGTGTTTTTGGTTGATAGTGAATTCAGTGTAATAGATTATAACTTAGACAAGCCAGAGGCATTTAGTATTAAAAACTTAAATTTTGATGTCAATAATATCAATATCGTTGATGACAAAGTGAGCATAAACATCAATTCACTTTCTGGCATTACGGGTTATGGTTTAAAAATAGATAGATTGCAGACTAAATTTTTTATGAACGGATCACAAATGCGTTTGGATCAATTAAAACTCAAAATGCCCGAATCTGAAATCGCAACCGATTTAAAATTTGAATTTCAAAAGGGAGATTGGTCTGATTTTGAAAATAAAGTTCAAATTTCAGCAAATTTTGATCAATCAAAGATATCAACTACCGATTTGAATTATTTTTACAGCGGGTTTGGATTTAATGAAAATTTGGTATTATCAGGTCAGCTTAATGGCACATTAAATGATTTTTCTTTTAAAAACATCAAAATTGATGGCATGCAGAGAAGTGAAATTTCTGGAGACATCGTCATTAGTCAAATAACCAATCCAGATAAATTTCAATTAAAAACGCAAAACATAGACATTACAACCAATTATTTTGATTTAAAACGTTTGTTACCAAAAGTATTAGGCGATAATTTACCTGAATTTATACAATACATGGGCAATTTTTCTGTCAATGGGCAAACGCAAATATTTGGGCAAAATTTAAATGCAGAACTCAATCTAAAATCAACGGTAGGTCAGGGATTAGTGAAACTTGATTTTAAAAACCTAAACCTTCCTGATGAAGTAGAATACAAAGGTTTTTTGAATCTTAAAAAGGTTAACTTGGCAAAATTGGCACAGTCTAATGATTTAGGACTGGCTAGTTTTAATTTTTATATCAACGGTAAAGGCTTCACCGAAGAATCTTTGAACACTCAAGTCAATGGAAAAATTCATACTTTTGAGTATAATAGCTATGTTTACAAAACCCTTAGCATTGATGGAAATTTAAAATATCCTATTTTTAACGGCAAGATTGACAGTCAAGACCCTAATTTTTTATTTGATTTTGATGGCACTGTCAATGCTTCAAATACTCAAAACATTTTCAGTTTTGAGTCAAACATCAAATATGCCGATTTGTATCAGCTTAATTTTATTGAAAAAGACAGTATTTCAATTTTTAAAGGCAATTTCAAAATTGATATGAAAGCCAATACTATTGATGATGCTGTAGGACAAATTAAGTTTAATGATTTTAATTATACAACCAGTTATGACACCTATAAGTTTAAAGATTTTATCCTCAGTTCTGAAATTAAAAATAACATTCATTATATTACAGTAAATTCTCCAGATGTTATTGATGGTAGAATTTACGGTCATTTTGAGCCTTCAAAACTTCCACATTTTATAGATATTTCTTTTAGAAATCTTTATTTTAAAGATGTTATTAAAAACCAGTTCACAAACAAAAATGTGAACTTTGAATTTAAAATTAACAACAAAATCGTTGAAGCTATTTTTCCTGAAATCAGCATTGCTCCTCAAACATTTTTAAATGGTAAAATATCTTCAAATGAAGACGAAATGAAGTTGCGCTTTATATCACCCCAAATAAGGTATAAAGAAAATATTCTGAAAGATGTTGAAATACAGATTGATAAGCAAAATCCATTTTTTGATACCTATATAGAAATAGCTGATATTCAAAATGCTACGTATCCTATTTCAAATTTAAATTTAATAAATGTTAAACTTAATGACACGCTTTTTTTTAGAACAGAATTTTCAGGTGGAGCAAACAAAGATGATAAATTTAATTTGAGTCTATATCAAACTTATGATAAAGACAATAATACGGTGGTAGGTTTTCAAAACTCAAATATACTTTTCAAAAATAATACTTGGGAAATAAATAAAAACAACAATTACAAAAACAACAGAGTTATTTTAGAATCAGGACTCCAAAAATTTATATTTGATTCACTTGCATTTTCTTATCAAAATCAAGTTGTAAAACTTAATGGAGAGATGCGAGATTCTACCTACAAAGACATTAACCTTAAACTTGAAACCGTTGAACTAAACAATATCACACCATATATAGACAGTGTAAAGCTTGGTGGTCTTGTTAATGCTAATATGAGAATATATCAAAAAAATGGTCAATACGCCCCAAATCTCAATGTGATGGTAAGAGATTTTGAAGTCAATGATTTGCAATACGGCGATTTAAAACTATCAGCTAATGGCAATGAAAATTTATCAGATTTTGATTTAAAAGCCTATTTGACTAAAGCACAACAGAATTTTTTGTCAGCAGAAGGTCAAATAACCACCAACCAACAAGAGCAATTGATAGATTTGGATATAAGTTTTGATGATTTAGATATAAGTTCTCTCAGCCCATTGGGTTCAGATGTGATCAGTAGGATAAGAGGCAAAATTAATGGAAACGCAAAATTATTTGGTTCTCTATCAAATCCTGATTTTTCTGGTCAATTACTTTTAGATGATGCAGGTCTAAAATTTCCTTACCTCAATATTGATTTTGACTTTCAAAACAAGGCTAAAATCATTTTAGACAAAAAGAAATTTGTGCTAGATGACATTCTTCTAACGGATACTAAATACAAAACTCAAGGCACATTGAGTGGTTTTATATCTCACGATCAATTCAAAGATTGGAATTTAAACTTAGATTTAACATCAGATAATATTTTAACTTTAGACACACCATATACTGAAGAAAGCTTGTACTACGGAACCGCATTTATTTCAGGAAAAGCATCGATAAGCGGACCAACCGATGCTTTAACAATAAATGTTAATGCTACAAGTCAACCTAATACCGTTTTTAATATTCCGCTTTCAGATACTGAAACTATTGGAGATAATTCATTTATTTATTTTTTAACACCTGAAGACAAACAAAAAAAAGCACAAGGCAAAGATTATTTGCTTGAAAAAGTTTCTGGGCTAAGTCTAAAATTTGACTTGATCATCACCAATGATGCCTTAGTAGAAGTTGTAGTTGATCAAGAAAGCGGAAGCACGCTAAGAGGTCGAGGAGACGGCAACTTGCTCATAGAGATAAATACGAATGGTAAATTTGATATGTATGGAGATTTTGTAGCACTATCAGGAGAATATATTTATAAATATCAAGGTCTTATCGAAAAAAAGTTTGAAGTTATTCCTGGTGGTTATTTATCGTGGGAAGGCAATCCCGTTGACGCCAATATGGATATACAAGCCAAATATACCACAAATGCAAATCCTGCTGTTTTACTGGACAACCCATCCGTTAATAGAGAAATACCCATAGATGTCATCATTACACTAAATGGTGAGCTTATGCAACCAGATATTAGTTTTGATATACAATACCCAAATCTGAGCTCAACAGTAGAATCTGAATTGAATTACAGAATTCAAGGTCGTGAAAACACTGAAAAGCAAGCTTTGTCTCTCGTTGTTCAAGGTACTTTCTACAACAACGAAGGCGTTGGTATGAATGCCATTGGCTCTAATCTATTAGCAGAAAGAGCAACAAGTATTATAGATCAGATTCTAAAAGATGATGAAGGTAAGTTTAACATTGGTTTTGATTATATTCAAGCGGAAAAAACTCCAAACCAAAACGCTATAGGCTCAGATAGAGTAGGGATGACCCTTCAAACCCAATTGAGTGATAGAATTTTTATTAATGGTCGGTTTGGCGTTCCTGTAGGTGGGCAGACGCAGTCGTTTGTGTTTGGCGATGTTGAATTAAATTTTTTACTCAACGAATCAGGCTCATTAAGAGCTCAAATGTTTAATAGAGAAAGTAATATTCAGTTTATCGGTGAAGAATTAGGATACACTCAAGGTTTAGGTATTTTATATACTGTTGATTTTGAAACTTTTGAAGAATTATTTAGAAAAATGCTCAACAAAAAAGAATCTGATGACAGCAACAAACAAACTCCGAAAGACAAAGACCAAACAAAAACTAAATCTTTAGTTCCAAATTATATCAAATTTCCAGGTGAGCAGTAA